A single genomic interval of Megalobrama amblycephala isolate DHTTF-2021 linkage group LG15, ASM1881202v1, whole genome shotgun sequence harbors:
- the LOC125247024 gene encoding uncharacterized protein LOC125247024 gives MPLLQRLDKAEKISILAQEDISSVIREAPVLVSEGDMEKWKKREMELAQQKQKPINTVCRWKRDYIIKLIQFYKFKSGTCEPYMECETEIEDSLLNMEKKHRIGRRWQESDSDFQSTLKDVDCELRGQLICKARTESRERAVLLHLKRKYPDGQGIAIRLSKQVASSNKRLRQAIKEYNSIQWPPQMSIFPATIDFQEACDPSWHVYFCFDDTIEEDNVSRSLKRRGIDALHMKTRAAEEKHMLYQEMRTIAEHLHQQHAILCSAIKDTDQPGAKAALIQRLHQLERKRHQATVMFHPHVPDIVPADKPYLFQALPMSSIQILVYNDDDDNDDSEDDNEDDNDN, from the exons ATGCCGCTCCTGCAAAGACTAGACAAAGCAGAGAAAATATCGATTCTCGCTCAAGAAGACATCTCATCTGTCATCAGGGAAGCACCAG TGTTGGTTTCTGAGGGAGACATGGAGAAATGGAAGAAAAGGGAGATGGAGCTAGCCCAGCAGAAACAGAAACCAATAA ACACTGTCTGTAGATGGAAAAGGGACTACATCATCAAGCTGATTCAGTTCTACAAGTTCAA ATCTGGGACTTGTGAGCCATACATGGAGTGTGAAACAGA AATTGAGGACTCTCTGCTGAACATGGAGAAAAAACACCGGATTGGGAGAAGATGGCAAGAATCTGATTCAGACTTCCAGTCTACCCTTAAAGATGTTGACTGTGAGCTCAGAGGTCAGCTGATCTGCAAGGCTAGAACTGAATCAAGGGAGAGAGCAGTCCTCCTCCATCTGAAAAGAAAATATCCAG ATGGGCAGGGCATTGCCATTAGACTGTCCAAGCAGGTAGCCAGCTCCAACAAGAGACTGAGACAGGCAATAAAAGAATACAACAGCATTCAGTGGCCACCGCAGATGAGCATCTTCCCTGCAACAATTGATTTTCAGGAAGCATGTGATCCCTCTTGGCATGTCTACTTCTGCTTTGATGACACT ATTGAAGAAGATAATGTTTCGAGGAGTCTAAAAAGGCGAGGGATTGATGCCTTACATATGAAGACACGAGCAGCTGAGGAAAAGCACATGCTTTACCAGGAAATGAGAACTATAGCTGAACACCTCCATCAGCAGCATGCCATTCTGTGCTCTGCCATCAAAGACACAGATCAGCCTGGAGCAAAAGCTGCTCTCATCCAACGTCTCCATCAGCTGGAAAGAAAACGACATCAAGCCACTGTGATGTTTCACCCACATGTACCAGACATTGTTCCTGCAGACAAGCCCTACTTGTTTCAGGCCCTCCCCATGTCAAGCATACAGATACTGGTAtacaatgatgatgatgataatgatgacaGTGAGGATGATAATGAGGATGACAATGATAACTAG